The following coding sequences are from one Canis lupus baileyi chromosome 19, mCanLup2.hap1, whole genome shotgun sequence window:
- the TBXA2R gene encoding thromboxane A2 receptor isoform X2 yields the protein MWPNGSSAGPCFRPSNLTAEERRLIASPWFAASFCLAGLASNLLALGVLAGARQGGSHARSSFLTLLCGLVLTDFMGLLVTGAIVVAQHAALLDWRAADPGCRLCQFMGVVMVFFGLCPLLLGAAMASERHLGITRPFSRPAASSRRRAWATVALVWAAALALGLLPLLGVGRYTVQYPGSWCFLTLGAQPGDVAFGLLFTLLGSLSVGLSFLLNTISVATLCHVYHGQEAAQQRPRDCEVEMMAQLTGIMVVASICWMPLLRDCVCTSRGSGRQRQREKQEPHPGSIPGPWDHDLSQRQTLNH from the exons ATGTGGCCCAACGGCAGCTCCGCGGGGCCGTGTTTCCGGCCGAGCAACCTGACGGCGGAGGAGCGGCGCCTCATCGCGTCGCCCTGGTTCGCGGCCTCCTTCTGCCTGGCGGGCCTGGCGTCCAACCTGCTGGCGCTGGGCGTGCTGGCGGGCGCCAGGCAGGGCGGCTCGCACGCGCGCTCCTCCTTCCTCACGCTCCTCTGCGGCCTGGTCCTCACCGACTTCATGGGGCTGCTGGTGACCGGCGCCATCGTGGTGGCCCAGCACGCCGCGCTGCTCGACTGGCGCGCCGCCGACCCCGGCTGCCGCCTGTGCCAGTTCATGGGCGTCGTCATGGTCTTCTTCGGCCTCTGCCCGCTGCTGCTGGGCGCCGCCATGGCCTCGGAGCGCCACCTGGGCATCACGCGGCCCTTCTCGCGGCCCGCGGCCTCCTCGCGCCGCCGGGCCTGGGCCACCGTGGCGCTGGTGTGGGCCGCGGCGCTGGCGCTGGGCCTGCTGCCGCTGCTGGGCGTGGGCCGCTACACCGTGCAGTACCCCGGCTCCTGGTGCTTCCTGACGCTCGGCGCCCAGCCCGGGGACGTGGCCTTCGGCCTCCTCTTCACGCTCCTCGGCAGCCTCTCGGTGGGGCTGTCCTTCCTGCTCAACACCATCAGCGTGGCCACCCTGTGCCACGTGTACCACGGGCAGGAGGCGGCCCAGCAGCGCCCGCGGGACTGCGAGGTGGAGATGATGGCCCAGCTCACGGGCATCATGGTGGTGGCCAGCATCTGCTGGATGCCGCTGCTG agagactgcgtgtgcacaagcagggggagtggcaggcagaggcagagggagaagcaggagccccacccgggctcaatcccaggaccctgggatcacgacctgagccaaaggcagacgctcaaccactga